One Halodesulfurarchaeum sp. HSR-GB genomic window carries:
- a CDS encoding Eco57I restriction-modification methylase domain-containing protein — MSAPTMLEGTIQSAGDEIYQQLTQIVDSSIEDRVEEWCKSHGLLRLDNPLQIVARQAVFNVLLKATLHEHYHQRGHLPELGSDARQALNDAEELTGDPAFKEYILDEVAWLKKDALNDVLAARNQLQLTDDPAEEIGRIFEGITPQKSRRKLGQFRTPKTIADLMADWLIKNGSETVLDPGMGACALSAAVYREKQEKKDEPSLSDIHGIDLDELALVMGATTLTLMDHGNPHSLCVGDFLELEVNDLDGEVDAVISNPPYSRHHELSEEYKSRVNSQAEHELGRDVSALSPMYAYFYYHAAQFLKPGGRMSFITPSEYLETSYGESLKQFLLDEFDINALVLFDRNDDSKFEEAMTTSLVSFLEKTKGTDDNELTRIVRVDGNPSEEELLAAVTGDVEGETEWGFVNAVRQSELESEEKWTVLFDPVDIDTSELTPLSELATVNRGIATGKNEYFCLTQSEVDEWGIDEQYLSKIIRNSRSVPGYDYTDEDWQEERDAGREVWLLYHITELNANTISQSIPDAASGNETLTAYSSDESENVEVKNPGLVEYLQFGMSDEIEAHDGYLARNRNPWFVVDRRDPPPIVLTYMSRNGTRFIRNETNARNLSNLHGMYIDVEMDETQLKALLAYLNSEFASKVVRRSGRTYSSGMDKIEPNEMEGVPVLDPRGLNNETVGELAALFDELREAARDDALSTAEVVLEIDKLLQEVFDK, encoded by the coding sequence ATGAGCGCGCCCACCATGCTGGAAGGAACCATCCAATCAGCTGGTGACGAAATCTATCAGCAGTTGACTCAGATTGTGGATTCGAGCATAGAAGATCGCGTCGAAGAATGGTGTAAATCACACGGTCTTTTGCGCCTTGACAATCCACTTCAGATTGTCGCTCGCCAAGCCGTTTTCAATGTACTTCTCAAAGCCACGTTACACGAACACTACCACCAACGTGGCCATCTACCAGAACTCGGATCTGATGCACGGCAGGCGTTAAATGATGCCGAGGAACTAACGGGCGACCCTGCATTCAAAGAATACATTCTTGACGAGGTGGCTTGGCTAAAAAAGGACGCACTCAACGATGTCCTCGCCGCTCGCAACCAATTGCAATTAACCGATGACCCCGCCGAGGAGATCGGTCGGATATTTGAGGGGATCACTCCACAAAAATCTCGACGTAAGTTGGGGCAATTCCGAACCCCAAAGACGATTGCTGACTTGATGGCCGATTGGCTAATCAAAAACGGTTCCGAAACTGTGTTAGACCCAGGGATGGGCGCATGTGCATTATCCGCGGCAGTATACCGAGAGAAACAGGAGAAAAAAGACGAACCGTCACTTTCCGACATTCACGGTATTGATCTGGATGAACTGGCGTTGGTTATGGGTGCGACAACGCTGACGTTGATGGACCACGGCAACCCGCACAGTCTCTGCGTCGGTGACTTTCTCGAACTCGAAGTAAATGATTTGGATGGTGAAGTAGATGCGGTAATTTCGAATCCACCGTATTCGCGGCACCACGAACTTTCAGAGGAATATAAGTCTCGGGTGAATTCCCAAGCGGAGCATGAACTCGGAAGGGACGTTAGCGCACTGTCACCGATGTACGCGTACTTCTACTACCACGCTGCACAGTTCCTCAAGCCGGGCGGGCGGATGTCGTTTATCACCCCTTCGGAATACCTTGAAACCAGCTATGGCGAGTCGCTAAAGCAGTTCCTTCTTGACGAATTCGATATTAATGCGTTGGTGCTGTTCGACCGCAACGACGATTCAAAGTTCGAGGAGGCAATGACGACCAGCCTCGTCAGCTTCTTGGAAAAAACGAAAGGGACCGACGACAACGAGTTGACACGAATCGTACGTGTCGATGGAAATCCAAGTGAAGAAGAATTGCTCGCTGCCGTAACTGGTGATGTAGAGGGCGAAACAGAATGGGGGTTCGTGAACGCCGTCCGACAGTCCGAACTTGAGTCAGAGGAGAAGTGGACAGTGTTATTCGATCCGGTAGACATCGACACCAGCGAGTTGACGCCACTGTCAGAACTTGCCACGGTGAATCGCGGGATAGCTACCGGGAAGAATGAATATTTTTGTCTTACTCAGAGCGAGGTTGATGAATGGGGTATTGACGAACAATATCTCTCGAAAATCATTCGCAATTCGCGGAGTGTTCCGGGCTACGATTACACCGACGAGGATTGGCAGGAAGAACGTGATGCTGGCCGTGAAGTCTGGTTGCTGTATCATATCACCGAACTCAATGCCAACACAATCAGTCAATCGATACCGGATGCAGCGTCAGGGAATGAAACACTAACTGCATATTCTAGTGATGAGTCTGAAAATGTGGAAGTGAAAAATCCAGGTTTAGTAGAGTACCTCCAGTTTGGTATGTCCGATGAGATAGAGGCTCACGATGGTTATCTTGCACGCAACCGAAATCCATGGTTTGTCGTTGATCGGCGCGATCCCCCACCGATTGTTCTGACCTACATGAGTCGGAATGGTACTAGGTTCATCCGAAACGAGACAAATGCGAGAAACCTGTCGAATCTCCACGGAATGTATATTGATGTCGAAATGGATGAAACACAGCTGAAGGCGTTGTTGGCATATCTGAACAGTGAATTCGCCAGTAAGGTGGTCAGGAGGTCTGGACGGACATATTCTTCGGGAATGGACAAGATTGAACCTAACGAGATGGAAGGCGTACCGGTTCTGGATCCTCGCGGCCTGAATAACGAGACGGTTGGAGAACTCGCGGCGCTTTTTGATGAGTTACGAGAGGCTGCACGCGATGATGCATTGAGCACTGCTGAGGTAGTTTTAGAAATAGATAAACTCCTCCAGGAGGTATTCGATAAATGA
- a CDS encoding restriction endonuclease subunit S, with the protein MTTEQSKLNGDEKVISEPPEWSKKKLDEVASINLGQSPKGEYYNKDGNGPHFIQGSKNFGNKYPKLDRFCSKPKRQADEGDVLISVRAPVGPVNIAPEKICIGRGVTALKMYEGPNDYLYYFLKYFEDMWSQYADGTTFNSITKSDLQNLEIPYPPLKERNNIAYILNRIDDKIEVNNQINDIIEEMAQILFRSWFVEFEPYANFKDSEIGKVPDSFEVNLLEDVLSFQRGYSYSGDELIDEESDKDVLEGYPMVNLGNISPGGGYRPEKIKYCEGVPKDRYLVEPGDLVISHTDMTQDQDILGSPVIVPNLDQEPLLFSHHLYAIREVDLPKEYLYYYFLSRYFKPKAESFASGTTVLSFSSKIGLDVYIPIPPEEDLKRFVDVARPIFEVKENIRQENDNLTDLRNTLLPQLLTGEVRVNDISLDGLEVDSGV; encoded by the coding sequence TTGACCACCGAGCAAAGCAAATTAAATGGTGATGAAAAAGTTATTAGTGAGCCCCCAGAATGGTCAAAAAAGAAACTTGATGAGGTTGCATCCATCAATCTTGGGCAATCGCCTAAAGGAGAGTACTACAATAAAGATGGGAATGGTCCACATTTCATTCAGGGGAGTAAAAACTTCGGAAATAAATACCCAAAATTGGATCGGTTTTGTTCGAAGCCAAAGAGACAGGCAGATGAAGGGGATGTTTTGATTAGCGTTCGAGCTCCTGTGGGGCCTGTAAATATAGCTCCGGAAAAGATTTGTATCGGAAGGGGAGTGACCGCCCTCAAAATGTATGAGGGTCCAAATGATTATCTATATTACTTCTTAAAGTACTTCGAGGATATGTGGTCACAGTATGCTGATGGAACGACTTTTAATTCCATAACTAAGTCCGATCTTCAAAATTTAGAGATTCCATATCCGCCGTTAAAAGAGAGAAACAATATCGCATATATATTAAACAGGATTGATGACAAGATAGAAGTCAACAATCAAATCAATGATATTATTGAGGAGATGGCTCAAATTTTGTTTAGGTCATGGTTTGTTGAATTTGAACCCTACGCGAATTTCAAGGATTCTGAAATTGGTAAGGTCCCCGACAGTTTTGAGGTGAATTTACTAGAGGATGTTCTATCTTTCCAGAGAGGCTATTCGTATAGTGGTGACGAACTTATTGACGAAGAATCTGATAAGGATGTTTTAGAGGGTTATCCAATGGTAAATCTGGGTAATATAAGCCCAGGTGGCGGATATCGTCCAGAAAAAATCAAGTATTGTGAGGGTGTGCCTAAAGATCGATATTTAGTGGAGCCAGGGGACTTAGTGATTTCACATACCGACATGACACAGGATCAAGACATTCTAGGCTCACCAGTGATTGTTCCAAATTTAGATCAGGAACCACTCCTGTTTTCACATCACTTGTATGCAATTAGGGAAGTGGATTTACCTAAGGAATACCTCTACTACTATTTCTTATCCCGTTATTTCAAACCTAAAGCCGAAAGCTTCGCTTCTGGCACTACAGTTCTCAGCTTTTCGTCTAAGATTGGTTTAGATGTGTATATTCCAATCCCCCCAGAAGAGGATTTAAAAAGGTTTGTTGATGTAGCACGACCGATATTCGAGGTAAAGGAAAACATTCGACAAGAAAACGACAATCTCACCGACCTCAGAAATACTTTGCTTCCACAACTACTGACGGGAGAAGTCAGGGTTAATGACATTAGTCTTGATGGTTTAGAGGTTGATAGTGGGGTTTGA
- a CDS encoding XamI family restriction endonuclease, giving the protein MDLADDETIEDLVTKSQQLEEEIFLNQIREFYDTELERHKELYDFVADQTNNFRDFDAEIIRKEPRVVKILRYLVKPPISQMKFGQFNGVGSTTNYEGEDPSTPNKDIAQQMADFMQTNMDERKVPWIYRDVDVDDWIDYSRDWTCDIIAQSEAKTRYRNWRKDIQEEKVAEAMKEAGLQRVSRSSTISDIDDIPASSFVSETKVAGPGDDQKADFVARPAKEEMLFLEAKAIGVKIDSYKRIKEIRNKESDWRSGFPNARVGAALAGWIPASQIETLRGDDIEVFWEHRLGSLQNYLQSFQ; this is encoded by the coding sequence ATGGATCTAGCCGATGATGAAACAATAGAAGATCTCGTCACGAAGAGTCAGCAACTCGAAGAAGAAATATTCCTGAACCAAATTCGTGAGTTCTACGACACCGAACTTGAAAGGCACAAGGAATTATATGACTTCGTAGCCGACCAAACCAACAACTTTCGAGACTTCGACGCCGAAATTATACGCAAAGAGCCACGTGTTGTGAAAATTCTACGCTATCTGGTCAAGCCTCCGATTAGCCAGATGAAGTTTGGGCAATTCAACGGCGTCGGATCAACGACTAACTACGAAGGCGAAGATCCATCGACACCTAACAAAGACATCGCACAGCAGATGGCCGACTTTATGCAGACAAATATGGATGAACGAAAGGTCCCTTGGATCTACCGCGATGTTGACGTGGATGACTGGATCGATTACTCGCGAGACTGGACCTGCGACATTATCGCTCAGAGCGAGGCTAAAACGCGATATAGAAACTGGCGAAAAGATATTCAGGAAGAAAAGGTCGCTGAGGCAATGAAAGAAGCAGGACTTCAGCGTGTTTCTCGAAGTAGTACCATTTCTGATATCGATGACATCCCCGCTAGTTCGTTCGTCAGCGAAACTAAAGTCGCTGGTCCGGGAGACGACCAAAAAGCCGACTTCGTAGCTCGACCAGCAAAAGAGGAAATGTTATTTCTTGAGGCGAAAGCAATAGGCGTCAAAATTGACTCCTACAAACGCATCAAAGAGATTCGTAATAAGGAATCTGACTGGAGATCTGGATTCCCGAACGCCCGGGTTGGTGCTGCGTTAGCTGGTTGGATTCCAGCTAGTCAGATAGAAACACTTCGCGGTGACGACATCGAGGTCTTCTGGGAACATCGACTCGGCTCTCTTCAGAATTACCTACAATCTTTTCAGTAA
- a CDS encoding type I restriction endonuclease subunit R, with product MSLNEMELSEKPAIQAFQNLGYEYKPGTELGPNSENPERDSPSDVVLRDRLEEKLREFNPSLPDETIEDAISQLLGYNSTRLLKNNKNFHENLTNGIQVEYKVDGERRGDFVDVIDFENPENNDFLVSNQVTIQFGDKPKRRPDIIVFINGLPIGVLEMKNPTDPNATIGKAYKQVTDRYINDIPDLFHYNELIGIMDLSNARLGCLSAGWEWFSPWRYIDNEEDMTGEYPPSEVLIRGAFHPERVLDLIRNFVLYSDEGGDLSKKLAAYHQFYAVNNAVENSKVTVPNPDDNRIGVVWHTQGSGKSLSMVFYAHKIRQTKEARNPTLVFLTDRNDLDEQLFKEFQKHGLPAEWADDDNRIELRERLDRESGGIVFATVQKFQTTDNEAIYPEVNDRQNMIVVADEAHRTQYKELAANVRRALPNASYLGFTATPIEKEDRSTTNTFGGYISQYTIDQSQKDGSTVPIYYESRLAKLQINDPRIGEHFQELMESKSDDLKDEMTKRWTSLRRIIENSDERTRQIAEDIVEHFNNRELEGKGMVVTISREAAVNYKEAIEEIPKAPEVEVVISGSEDYIDDPEDNEKLKRRFKDEDDPLKLAVVCDKWLTGFDVPHLHTMYMDKPMKNHNLLQAIGRVNRVYKDKPGGLIVDYMGIAENLKQALDKYTTEIQETAMLDLDEAVEVMHQKHEKVASFFGQVDYSDWPSLEQLERQRLIHKAQNEVLVTEEREQKFKEAMKELKKAFSLVSPHPASNEIRQDMVFFEGVLDSIKKMEGPVGDEDVEELDSAMKELVADGVGIEDMVELSGFDTWEEEKPILGDKFMSNVEEVQFENLQVKMLEQLIRNEISTRKKGNLAKYESFEEELEETIEDYNNDFLSTQDVIEELKGYAEEIQETDDRQDHLNLTDEELAFYDAISANTDVEIKEETLKNVARELKQNLKDSTEVDWTNREKIRAEIKTEVKAVLRNNGLSLYKHEELVDPIVAQAEAFYGGAAA from the coding sequence ATGTCATTGAATGAGATGGAGTTGTCGGAAAAACCGGCAATACAAGCTTTCCAGAACCTCGGATATGAATACAAGCCTGGTACTGAATTGGGGCCAAACAGCGAAAATCCGGAACGAGATTCTCCATCTGATGTAGTGCTTCGAGACCGTCTTGAGGAGAAACTCCGCGAGTTCAATCCATCTCTACCGGACGAAACTATCGAAGATGCCATCTCCCAACTGCTCGGCTACAACTCTACTCGCCTCCTAAAGAATAATAAGAACTTCCACGAAAACTTGACCAACGGCATTCAGGTCGAATACAAAGTGGATGGTGAGCGGAGAGGCGACTTCGTAGACGTAATTGACTTTGAGAATCCGGAGAATAACGATTTCTTGGTTTCAAACCAAGTTACCATCCAATTCGGTGATAAACCTAAGAGGCGTCCTGATATCATCGTCTTCATCAACGGGTTGCCTATCGGCGTTCTGGAGATGAAGAATCCGACCGACCCGAACGCTACAATCGGGAAGGCGTACAAGCAGGTTACAGACCGTTACATCAACGATATTCCCGACCTCTTCCATTACAACGAGCTAATCGGGATAATGGATCTGAGTAACGCCAGACTCGGTTGTCTTAGTGCTGGCTGGGAGTGGTTCTCCCCGTGGAGATACATCGATAACGAAGAGGATATGACGGGGGAGTATCCTCCGTCAGAGGTTTTGATTAGAGGTGCTTTCCATCCGGAGAGAGTTCTAGATCTTATCAGAAATTTTGTTTTGTACTCGGATGAAGGCGGTGATTTGAGTAAGAAGCTAGCTGCTTACCACCAGTTTTACGCAGTTAACAACGCTGTAGAGAATAGCAAGGTAACCGTTCCAAACCCGGATGATAATCGGATCGGTGTTGTTTGGCATACTCAGGGCTCTGGTAAATCCTTGTCAATGGTTTTCTATGCGCATAAGATCCGGCAGACAAAGGAAGCACGGAATCCGACTCTTGTTTTCCTGACTGACCGCAACGATCTTGACGAGCAGCTATTCAAGGAGTTCCAGAAGCATGGTTTGCCGGCGGAGTGGGCGGATGATGATAACCGGATTGAGTTACGGGAACGTCTAGATCGGGAGTCAGGAGGTATCGTCTTTGCTACAGTTCAGAAATTCCAAACCACAGATAATGAAGCGATCTATCCTGAAGTGAATGATCGTCAGAACATGATTGTCGTTGCGGATGAGGCACACCGAACCCAGTACAAAGAGTTGGCAGCTAACGTTCGGAGAGCTTTACCTAACGCCTCTTACCTGGGATTTACGGCTACGCCTATCGAAAAAGAGGACCGTTCAACGACAAACACATTTGGGGGCTACATCAGCCAGTATACTATTGATCAGTCGCAAAAAGACGGTTCAACAGTTCCAATATATTACGAAAGCCGACTTGCTAAACTTCAAATCAACGATCCTCGGATCGGTGAGCATTTTCAGGAGTTGATGGAGTCGAAGTCGGATGACTTGAAGGACGAGATGACTAAGAGGTGGACCAGTCTCCGCAGAATCATCGAGAACAGTGATGAACGTACCCGGCAGATCGCGGAAGACATTGTTGAACACTTTAACAATAGGGAGCTTGAGGGTAAAGGGATGGTCGTCACTATTAGCCGAGAGGCAGCGGTAAATTACAAAGAGGCCATCGAGGAAATTCCCAAAGCCCCGGAAGTAGAAGTCGTTATCTCTGGTTCGGAAGACTACATCGACGATCCTGAGGACAATGAGAAGTTGAAGCGCAGGTTCAAAGATGAGGATGATCCGCTCAAACTGGCTGTTGTCTGCGATAAATGGTTGACCGGCTTCGATGTCCCTCATCTTCATACAATGTATATGGATAAGCCGATGAAGAATCATAATCTGCTTCAGGCAATCGGCAGGGTCAACCGGGTTTACAAGGACAAGCCCGGCGGCCTGATCGTTGACTACATGGGTATTGCTGAGAACTTGAAGCAGGCTCTGGACAAGTACACGACCGAGATCCAGGAGACCGCGATGCTAGACCTTGATGAAGCGGTTGAGGTTATGCATCAGAAGCACGAAAAAGTGGCCAGTTTCTTCGGCCAAGTCGACTACAGTGACTGGCCTAGCCTAGAACAATTAGAACGCCAACGCTTGATTCACAAGGCCCAGAATGAGGTTTTAGTTACTGAGGAGCGTGAGCAGAAGTTCAAGGAAGCGATGAAGGAGTTGAAGAAGGCGTTCTCGCTTGTTTCTCCGCATCCAGCCTCTAATGAAATCCGGCAGGATATGGTGTTCTTCGAGGGTGTTCTTGATAGTATCAAAAAAATGGAGGGCCCTGTGGGCGACGAAGACGTGGAAGAGCTTGATTCTGCAATGAAGGAACTAGTTGCAGACGGTGTCGGTATTGAGGATATGGTTGAACTTTCTGGGTTTGATACATGGGAAGAGGAAAAGCCAATACTCGGGGACAAGTTTATGTCCAATGTTGAGGAGGTTCAGTTTGAGAATTTGCAGGTGAAGATGCTTGAGCAATTGATTCGGAACGAAATTTCTACGCGGAAGAAAGGCAACTTGGCTAAGTACGAATCGTTCGAGGAGGAATTAGAGGAAACCATCGAGGATTACAATAACGATTTCCTTTCTACGCAAGATGTCATCGAGGAGCTCAAGGGATACGCTGAAGAAATACAGGAAACGGATGATCGACAAGATCACCTGAACCTGACCGATGAAGAATTAGCCTTCTACGATGCCATCTCTGCAAATACGGATGTCGAAATTAAAGAAGAGACCCTGAAGAACGTTGCCAGGGAACTAAAGCAGAATCTGAAGGATAGCACCGAGGTTGACTGGACCAACCGAGAAAAAATCCGAGCCGAGATCAAGACAGAAGTAAAGGCTGTTCTCCGGAATAACGGTCTCAGTCTATACAAGCATGAAGAATTGGTTGATCCTATTGTGGCCCAAGCCGAAGCTTTCTATGGAGGAGCCGCAGCATAA
- a CDS encoding class I SAM-dependent DNA methyltransferase, which translates to MAIAGNSNEELEKKLWETAEKLRGPVDPSEYKDFALGLLFLKSMSESFEARKKKLKEKTRDPDSRYYTEDEHERKYILTDKDEYKSQNVFYLPKEARWQYFVDNATDPQIGKKIDDAMRAIEKENPRLKGILPKGYSRSSLASNGSDALEGLINLFADIEVENGDQDEDIFGRIYEYFIKQFAMEGGQKGGEFYTPKSVVELMVEILEPYEGRIFDPFSGSGGMFVQSQKFIESHGGDTDKISIYGQEIKESTLQISKMNLYLRGLDGNIKQGDSILNDQHKGLKADYILTNPPFNMSEWGSDQIADDDPRFKYGMPPSNDANYAFIQHMIHHLDDTGMAATVMANGAMSVQNKAGAIREGIIEDDLLDMVIGLPKELFYTTSIPACIFVFSNGKTNDKYRDRSEETLFIDAREEYESLNRTQNTLSEENINNIVEKVRAYRGEDGYGEYEDERGFCKVANIEDIEENRHIITPGRYVGVKKQKGEDEPYEVKMESLSAELRENFQKSNELQKQIKKNLEVLGF; encoded by the coding sequence ATGGCTATCGCGGGAAATTCTAACGAAGAACTTGAAAAAAAACTCTGGGAAACCGCAGAAAAATTACGAGGACCGGTCGATCCCTCCGAATACAAAGACTTCGCTCTCGGCCTACTTTTCCTCAAGAGTATGTCAGAGTCCTTCGAGGCCCGTAAAAAGAAACTCAAAGAGAAAACTCGTGATCCCGATTCCCGATACTACACCGAAGACGAACATGAACGAAAATATATTCTCACAGATAAGGACGAATACAAAAGCCAGAACGTCTTCTACCTCCCTAAAGAGGCCCGGTGGCAGTACTTTGTCGACAATGCTACCGACCCCCAAATCGGAAAGAAAATCGATGACGCAATGCGAGCAATCGAAAAAGAGAATCCTCGCCTGAAGGGAATTCTACCCAAAGGATACTCTCGATCTTCACTTGCTAGTAACGGTTCTGACGCATTAGAAGGTCTGATCAACCTCTTTGCCGATATTGAGGTGGAGAACGGGGACCAGGACGAGGATATCTTCGGCCGCATCTACGAATACTTCATTAAGCAGTTCGCAATGGAAGGCGGCCAAAAAGGAGGAGAGTTCTACACTCCAAAGAGCGTCGTCGAACTAATGGTTGAAATCCTGGAACCGTATGAAGGCCGGATTTTCGACCCATTTAGCGGGTCAGGAGGAATGTTCGTCCAAAGCCAGAAATTTATCGAAAGCCACGGCGGAGACACCGACAAGATCTCAATCTACGGCCAGGAGATCAAGGAAAGCACTCTCCAGATCTCCAAGATGAACCTCTATCTTAGAGGCCTCGACGGAAATATTAAACAAGGAGATAGCATTCTCAATGACCAGCACAAAGGGCTCAAAGCAGATTACATTCTCACCAATCCACCATTCAATATGAGCGAATGGGGTTCAGATCAAATAGCGGACGACGATCCCCGCTTCAAATACGGGATGCCTCCATCCAATGACGCCAACTACGCCTTCATCCAGCATATGATTCACCATCTTGACGATACAGGGATGGCAGCTACAGTTATGGCAAATGGGGCAATGTCTGTTCAAAACAAAGCAGGAGCGATTCGGGAAGGTATCATTGAAGATGACTTATTAGATATGGTCATCGGCCTCCCAAAAGAACTGTTCTACACTACAAGTATTCCAGCCTGTATATTTGTATTCAGCAATGGCAAAACCAATGATAAGTATCGCGATAGAAGCGAAGAAACCCTGTTTATTGATGCCAGGGAGGAGTATGAGAGTCTCAACCGTACACAGAATACCCTCTCAGAAGAAAATATTAACAATATTGTTGAAAAAGTTAGGGCCTATAGAGGCGAAGATGGATACGGTGAATACGAGGACGAGAGAGGGTTCTGCAAAGTAGCCAACATTGAAGATATCGAAGAAAATCGGCACATTATCACGCCAGGTCGATATGTGGGTGTCAAAAAACAGAAGGGTGAGGATGAACCTTACGAAGTAAAGATGGAAAGCCTATCTGCTGAACTCAGAGAGAACTTCCAAAAATCAAACGAATTACAGAAACAGATTAAGAAGAACTTGGAGGTGCTGGGATTTTGA
- a CDS encoding type I restriction enzyme HsdR N-terminal domain-containing protein, protein MDIEAVQDFVDQSETILDSSPQMDEANTKAAILRNFLELLGWDIPMNTQLEFSIDAFRQTYKVDYALVLDAAPVAFMEAKGADTTLTESHENQIDSYMTNANVNYGILTNGKEYRFFQRRVNSSDVSVSRVGKTQLEELPKKLPVLRAFTKEAIESGDSKDYLEKINKLREARYTLETEKDEISVSINELLTDWVSEAISSMAEPQAKEMIDRLIEDIDNEIDSGREGEHRPDDEVKTDVPARENKIAGKITRSEIAGDENAKVAVFPVKKSGLTFLKENNAWGYVRVGSRFDYVAMYVTREEKQVKYFAKVEDVVDPHEADLQRDPLEYVDRSSIAEDKMVVTFEPGSLYELEDPIPYESKYPQSLRYTTLGKLKQAETTDDLFDSSSTPEPTVDEEIVMKAVKENPGSSLRAIHRAVGQNEGTAIGWIDEWGDERENVQSALQNLRSQEKVRLENRSWYPTDEIEN, encoded by the coding sequence ATGGATATCGAGGCCGTTCAAGATTTTGTAGACCAGTCGGAGACTATACTTGACTCGTCACCGCAAATGGATGAGGCCAATACAAAGGCCGCTATTCTACGTAATTTCCTTGAACTGCTCGGCTGGGACATCCCAATGAATACTCAATTGGAGTTTTCTATCGATGCATTCAGACAAACTTACAAAGTCGATTATGCTCTCGTATTGGATGCAGCCCCGGTTGCATTTATGGAAGCAAAAGGAGCCGATACAACCCTTACAGAAAGTCATGAAAACCAGATCGATTCCTACATGACGAATGCTAACGTGAATTATGGAATCCTCACCAACGGGAAAGAATACAGATTCTTCCAACGACGAGTGAATTCCTCAGACGTTTCTGTATCGAGGGTTGGGAAAACGCAGTTAGAAGAGCTACCTAAAAAACTGCCAGTCCTTCGGGCGTTCACAAAAGAAGCCATCGAATCCGGCGACTCCAAAGATTACCTGGAGAAGATTAACAAACTGCGTGAAGCCCGTTATACGCTTGAAACCGAAAAAGACGAAATATCTGTATCAATCAATGAATTGTTGACGGACTGGGTTTCTGAAGCAATCTCTTCCATGGCAGAACCACAGGCCAAAGAAATGATTGACCGACTCATTGAAGATATTGACAATGAAATTGATTCGGGTCGGGAGGGTGAGCATCGACCGGATGATGAGGTCAAGACCGATGTTCCAGCTCGCGAAAACAAGATTGCAGGAAAAATTACTCGGTCCGAAATTGCTGGAGATGAAAATGCAAAGGTAGCGGTGTTCCCGGTGAAGAAGTCAGGCTTGACCTTTCTGAAAGAGAATAATGCATGGGGATATGTGCGAGTTGGCAGCCGGTTTGATTACGTCGCAATGTACGTTACCCGAGAAGAAAAACAGGTCAAATACTTCGCCAAGGTTGAGGATGTCGTTGACCCTCACGAAGCGGACTTACAACGCGATCCATTGGAATATGTTGACCGGTCGAGTATAGCAGAAGACAAAATGGTCGTCACCTTTGAACCAGGTTCACTTTACGAACTTGAAGATCCAATTCCCTACGAGTCAAAGTATCCACAGAGTTTACGTTATACCACGCTTGGCAAACTGAAACAGGCCGAAACAACCGACGATCTATTCGATAGTTCATCCACTCCGGAACCGACCGTCGATGAGGAGATAGTTATGAAAGCAGTAAAGGAAAACCCAGGAAGTTCCTTGCGGGCGATTCATCGGGCAGTCGGGCAAAATGAGGGGACTGCAATCGGTTGGATCGATGAATGGGGTGATGAACGAGAGAATGTCCAATCCGCGCTTCAGAATCTCCGGAGTCAGGAGAAAGTCCGTTTGGAAAACCGTTCTTGGTATCCAACGGACGAGATAGAGAACTAG